The sequence ATTCCCCCAAAAAATATTGAACAATAAGGTGACCTATTGCAGGACCATTGAAGCAGAAAATAGCTTCATCAAAATGACTGCTTAATATAAAATTCACCTATGCTAATTCCTGAAAATTTTGTTCTAATCCAATCCAAGAATAGGGATTCTTAGCAAAACAAACATTCCCCCAAAAAATATTGAACAATAAGATGACCTATTGCAGGACCATTGaatatataaacacataaatagATACAAATATATCTTAAGGACACATGTTCTCAAACAAGTTAAAAGATGTATTGCATTTCAATTTTCTAGAATatgattttctctctctctttttctgctTTAATAATCTCACatcaattatagaaaaaaaaattatcagcAAATTTTTGGGACCACAAAACACAAGTTCATCACCAAAACCCTAACCAAACCCTTTTACAAGCTATccaaagtcaaaaaaaaatttaaaaaaaaatccaaacaacaaaaCAGTCTCTACAAAACTCTAATAAATTATAGCATaaccaaaagaaacaaaaatcaacactaccatgcagaaaataaaaaacagagagagagagagagagagagagagaaatacgtGAAGGAGACTCATGGCATAGGTGATATAGTTGCGCATCCTTCCCTGACTGGTAATCCGAATCTCATTCTCATCAATCGGAGTATCTGCTTTCGGCTTCTCCACCCTCTGATACCGATCCATCTTCTccaccatcaaaaaaaaaaaaaattcaaaaaaaatcacatcaaaaCCATGcatcaaacaaatatatatatatatatacgtaaAAACATCACAACAGAAAACTCacctgaaaatttttttttttttcaaaaacgaaaatagaaaaaagaggAGTGGTTTTGGGAGAGAGGAGAAAAACTAGGGCTAGGGTTTTGGATAAGAGTTAGAATGGATCTGGTGGACTATCTGGTCTTACCGTTGTTTGTTCGCAAGGATAAAGTTTTGCtccacaaaaatgaaaaagaaagagagagccCTCTTCTACGGCTTCGTTTCTTCTTTTACGCCCTAATTCCCTCTATTCCCAtctctcctatatatatatcccaCAATATTCCAAAACTGCCCTAACAAACTCTTTTTCTGGtccaacttttaatttttttctcccttcttCAACAAGTTATAGCGGTCCAactaaatttctattttatgttttttttttctttttttaatttaaaagttatCCTATCCAGACTTAAGCTGTGGGTACCGATCTCCTTGTCCACGAAGGTCCAAGTCCAACAAATAAACGTGAGTTTAAATTGGGGAAAATGATATGATTGGAACTTGCTCACGTGCTAAAACGTGGGTGGTGAAATAAAAGTCGCGATTTCATGATTTTACCACTCACGATTTACTACGTGAGtaaattatgataaaatttatgaTCTTAGTATTACTCTTAAATTAGTTCAACTAAAAAATTTGTCCAATAATAGATCTAGATAATTAGTATTTTAAGTTTGATAACAAGAATAATTATTGaagttaaaattgttttattgtATCTAGTTTGATAATAATAGTTATCCTATCCCGACACGGAACTCTTGAAGACGTGAATTTCAGTTAGTTCAGTTGACTTTTGTTGTTCAATGAGGGATTTAGTCTAATTATAAAAGTAATTATAGgagataaaataaattgttattatatgcattaaaaaaatgaaatgatggatgtaaggactcaatttgtaacaatCCCAAACTCGTATTAGATTCGAACgctaaaggcccaaacaataaatttgtagagtgtggatataaaagaactagattaacttcaaaagaaaaatgattaaactTAACGTTTCTAGATGGATTAACACAAATATTACgatcaatttctccttgaaacaagctaagttctttatttcataaggttttcCTCTAGGCGTCACTTGTTTAGAAGTTCTGATCCTTTCtctcaatgcattcttccatgttatatactgccctcttggtatcatcttcaccacacacgtgtaggttggattcgagggatcccttcctgtcccatccaacactcCTGAAACCTTcaaccagcagctgtaaggctgcttcatcactgttcaggcatcaccttcacattaatgcggccagagagttagttgagaggcaattaatgcggagacAACAGttattaaagatatttgtttatcttttctttcttacccttggcctcatgtcccacctttagtggtaatgCAACTTCGAAGTATGTTTGTGACAATACAGCGTTCAGATCGTCCTCAGAcacatattgccgagaaggattttttcctcggacgcatactggaCCCATCTCATGTGACATCTactcctcttttcatttggttccccTTATAATCTCATATGGGCCTCCTCAGATGGTTTAACGTTCTCGGATGGGTCACAAGCCCAGTTAACAcggttttaatatttattgattaACCAGCCCCCACAATGGATTTATAAAGTTATTGACTcattttatagaataaataaatatgatgCCTTAGGTTGTTATGATCAAATTGTGTTTTTATCATATTTCTAATTAATTGATTCTAAAAATtctgttcctcaaaaaaaaaatttctaaaaattacaaaatttgctaattaattattaaaatagttaATTTATTCTAGATGAACCAATTTTAGGTTTTTCCTAATATCAAGAGTtggaaaataaagttagaagataatgtaatttgattttaacctactcttcttcttcttttaagaaagaaaatgaatatcATTAATCAGAAAAGTTAGCCGCAATTGACCAATAAGATAGCATCTACAGATAGAATGGGgctgttttactattttttttccctttttttaacCCATTATGCCAGAAGGCCTAGCCCACAAATTGCCAGCTGTATTTTGCTGTTAATGGGTACGGGCCTAAGAACTGTTTGGGACATTTCCAACCCGACAAATGGTTAAACAAATAGTTAAACAAATCCCAAATGGTCTTTCCCCACTCAACTCTAAACAGGGGGACTAGGGGAGTGTTTGATactattgtttaaataacagttttcagtatttaaacaatattatatgtatttttatacattttttcacctacctgtattttcacaaaacaacaacaacgttactaaaaatctcttaccaaacggGCTCTAAAAATTTAGGATTCAAGATTTTTCTTGGagaaaaatttctcaaattcacAGGCAATAATCAAATGATCATCCAACATACTTttattcatatgattttttttttttttttttttatatagtttcaacctatagcgtTAAAAGTTATGTGACAGGTTTAAATCTCatgatttaataataataataatctataacTTGATCTTGTGATTtagaccttacacttgttaatctACTTATGTGGAGGCATTATTACCATTAAATGAAGTTGTAATTGACTTGAACATCAAGTACCAAAACACTGATGTCAATGCACCAGATTCTGTTGGCACATTATGAAGTTATGAAGAGAAAGCTTTGGctgttacaacttacaaactCCGGATTGGAACAATgcaaaagttttattttgacTCACCCACTTCTATTCTACTTTATTCTCAAGgttctattctattttatctATCTAATTGTTCTAACAGATTCATCTTTCCCCAACCTCATAGCGAAGAGTGGAAGTAGTGAGATCTTTTGGAGGAGAGGTGAGGGATGAACTTATTttcattggtttattttgtttaaaaattaaattgagtAAAATATGAATTTACCTTAAATGAAGagtaaggttttaaaaaactacACCGCAATGAAAATAAGCTTGATTATAAGCTAAAACAAATGGGCCCTAAAGCATGAAATGGGTGTCGAATAAGAGCTTTATTCATTGAATTTGATCACTACTCACTAGTTCACTATCAACCCTAACTATGAATAAGCTTGATTTTCACTCATGTTTATTTAGGAtgagtttggttcaactttttgccttttgggctttttgaaaaagtggcgATTTACTATTGCTACACAGGAAATGCGAcacaaaactcactttttcATGTTTACAAGATTGAAAAGCTTGATTTTAGAATTTAACCAAACGCACTATGGTTACAGTTTCAAGAGGCACTTATCACCAATCACAATACAAAACATACAAATTACAGAAGCAAAATGCATCCAAATTCTTTGTTgttattaagaaagaaaaaaaccctTTATTGCATGATTATTGGAGCAGCCTGCCGGCAAGGTGCTGACTCTTTCTACTTTCCATACAGTTTGAGCAAAGTGAGATCAGTCAAAGCCAAATCATAAGAATAAACGCCCCTTGCTGCCTTGTGCACCAATCAATGTATCAATTGTGCTTTTCCATCCTTTGAAGTCTATAGTGGAGCCATTATCATGCAATAGAAATccattaacaaagaaaaaaggtgtCCCATATACCCCTCTGGAGGTGGAATACTGCATTTCAAAAGACATTTCAAATTATGGTTATCATAGAAATGATATATATTAAAGAGTAGAATGAATAAAATGGAATGAACAAGATGTGAATTTGTTGGTTGCAGCAACGATTGTATTATAGATGATGTTTCGCGAAAATGAGAAATTATCGTATAAAGCTAACAAAACTTCACATAATGGAACCATATCTATGATCCCACTTCCTAGAAATTGTTTGAGCTTTTCATAAGAAATCTATCACAGCTAGTGACCAGCGACATTCAGTCATTTATAGTATTGCAGCAATATAAGATATTACACCAATTTGAAAATGAAACCGATTGTCTTTACCTTGAATGAAATTCTTGTTTTGAGATCAGTTTTTGTGTCATTGAAGCCAGATTTAATAACACTATAATAGGAGCTCCCAACTACTTCTGTAGCAAACTTCACAATCTCCTCTACAATGACAGCTCTAGACAAGTTCCGAGTTTGGGCAGTGTAAAATTTCTCCTGTTTATGGTAGGCAACAAGTTTAGTCTTTGAATAAAATGAATGACTGCAACTgacaagaaaaaattgaatttgccTAATTAGTAATGACTAGCAGCAAGAGCGGTTGTTATTTATTAAAACAGTAAGAGAGACACGCCAAATCACAATAAGTAACATCCAGTGTTTCAAAAgaaatttaactaggaaaagcTTTGACTTTCACACTTTCATTCACATGGAACAGCATCTAATTTCCAAATAGACGAGGGAGGCCAGCAGCGTCTTAATGATTGGTCCGTGCAAGAGGTGTCTCACGACTCTCACTATCAGTCCAACTAACGGGTGAAATAGATTGAGATCAACCAACCTTGAAGCCAACGTGAGATCTTATAAAGCAGAACAAAAGGCTAAAGAAACAAAGGGGGAGCATAAATTCGTAGAATTTAATTGCTATTTGATGTTTCATAGAAAATTAACTGCTGACAGAGTACACACAGTGGAGATCTCAAAGACTTATCAaaaagggagggagagagaaaaagatcaAAGGATCAATTGAGAAGATATCTAGGAATGAGAAATAGGAATACCAACACATCTACTAGCAGTGTCCCACAAACTGCTAGAATGCTAATCATGTGACAGATTGTGCTAAAATTAGCAACCAAAATAACTTAACATTAAATATAGATCATGTCTTTCAGAAATATACTGTAAAGTTGATTGGATGTGAAACTGAAAAACACTCAAATATATGAGCAGCAGAGAGCAGGATGGTGGAGTTACTCTTCAATTCTTAAATGTTATATCTCAATacagaaaaattcaaatgatgttttaaaataagaaaagttcAAATGAAGTTTTGGAATAAGAGAAGGATATACCATAAATCGTGGAAATCCTAACCTGATACTTGAAGAAGTGCTCCAACAAGGGGAAAGTAGCAGATGTATTCAAGTTGTTTACAATATGCAAGGCACGAGATGCAACAAAGGCATTGTCATGGAAACTGCAATTTCCAGAAAGAAGATCAATAATTACATTAAGAGCATACAAGGTTCATCATATCTCTAAAACGATAACTAAGTTgttcattttcaaaattaaagcaGTTATTTACGTCTATAATCAAACAAAGTATTTTCTTGGTTGTATAGAGCAACATACTACATGAAAAAAGGTCATGCCCAATGCATAAAACTCCCACTTTTGCAGAGTCTGGGAGAGATCATGATAGGCAACCTTATACCCAATTTTATTTGGAAAGGTTGATTCGCAGAGCAACATACTacatataataagaaaaataacaacCTTGATGCTGTTTAGGCATTGGGCTCATACATCATAACATGATCATATAATCACAATGCATAGATTATCTTTAATGCACAAATGATTTCAGTTATTGCCAATTGACAGTGTTTAGCTTCTTCTTCTATGTTTATTTCTTTGGAAGTACAGTAGTTTTGCTTTGTGATGACTTAtctaatgttctgaacccgaagTGAAAAGGAAATTTGCGCAAGTAACATACATGGTAAGAATCTTTTCAAAGCGACACTTAAGCAGTTAAGCTCTATGCACAATCAAGCTAAGGACCTGGGCAAGTGGAATTCAGCAGAGGCAATCAAAGAGACAGATATCCATGGTTGAATTTCTAAACtggaaaatgagaaaatttttgtATGCTTGttggttataacttataaccatGACAAAacagactaaaaaaaaaaaactgttcaaAAACTGGCAGCTACTAGTAATAACCTAATTAGACCTCAGAAAAACCCAAATTTAGAAAAGGGTCATACATTCATTGTAAATTGTGACTCCATATCAAACAACATTCATTGTAAATTGTGACTCCTAATCAGACAGACTGATGCAGGAGCATCTTATATTCAATCTTAAGATGTTAAGAAGTCAATCAAGTGGCTGCAAATTGATTGAGAAAAATCCTTTTGAAGTTTACAGCCAAGACTAGTGGAAAATAGCAAAGCAGTTATGCAACTTGGAAGAGTCTTATATGTTCAGTGGTTACTTAGTTACACTATCCATGTTTCCAAACAATGGGCTTCAGGCAGTTAGTTACAAGGGTGGCAGCCACTCTAATCTATTATAACAGATTCTCATTATCTAGTTTGTTATTTGGAATAGCATTAACCAATATTAGTTTGACACTTGGCAAGCTCCCTAGTGGCTGCCAATTCCTAACAACATGTATAAATACTGTTAGGACTCCATTTTTGTAATCAGTTTTTCGGagtt is a genomic window of Quercus lobata isolate SW786 chromosome 2, ValleyOak3.0 Primary Assembly, whole genome shotgun sequence containing:
- the LOC115974543 gene encoding uncharacterized protein LOC115974543, whose amino-acid sequence is MESHNHKTVILPSALSFFMFLIFYVVNVGAQTLPPARTDGFVYKNHQVNSDTIIIEAFYDPVCPDSRDSWPPLKKALHYFGSHTWLVVHLLPLPFHDNAFVASRALHIVNNLNTSATFPLLEHFFKYQEKFYTAQTRNLSRAVIVEEIVKFATEVVGSSYYSVIKSGFNDTKTDLKTRISFKYSTSRGVYGTPFFFVNGFLLHDNGSTIDFKGWKSTIDTLIGAQGSKGRLFL